A single region of the Panthera tigris isolate Pti1 chromosome B1, P.tigris_Pti1_mat1.1, whole genome shotgun sequence genome encodes:
- the FGFRL1 gene encoding fibroblast growth factor receptor-like 1, which produces MTPSPTLLLLLPPLLLGALPPAAAARGPPRMADKVVSRQVARLGRTVRLQCPVEGDPPPLTMWTKDGRTIHGGWSRFRVLPQGLKVKEVERDDAGAYVCKATNGFGSLSVNYTLIVMDDTGPGRERLGHDGPSGGQEDPAGKQWARPRFTQPSKMRRRVIARPVGSSVRLKCVASGHPRPDIMWMKDDQALTGLEAGEHRKKWTLSLKNLRPEDSGKYTCRVSNRAGAINATYKVDVIQRTRSKPVLTGTHPVNTTVDFGGTTSFQCKVRSDVKPVIQWLKRVEYGTEGRYNSTIDVGGQKFVVLPTGDVWSRPDGSYLNKLLITRARQDDAGMYICLGANTMGYSFRSAFLTVLPDPKPPGPPVAPSSSTASLPWPVVIGIPAGAVFILGTVLLWLCQAKKKPCAPGPAPPLPAHRLPVTARDRGGDKDLPVPSALGTAPGVGLCEELGPPAGPQHLLGPGPSAGPRLYPKLYADVHTHTHTHTHSHVEGKVHQHQHIHYQC; this is translated from the exons GCCCCCCGAGGATGGCGGACAAGGTGGTTTCGAGGCAGGTGGCCCGTCTGGGCCGCACCGTGAGGCTGCAGTGCCCCGTGGAGGGGGACCCGCCACCGCTCACCATGTGGACCAAGGATGGCCGCACAATCCACGGCGGCTGGAGCCGCTTCCGCGTGCTGCCCCAGGGCCTGAAGGTGAAGGAGGTAGAGCGAGACGACGCTGGCGCCTACGTGTGCAAGGCCACCAACGGCTTCGGCAGCCTCAGCGTCAACTATACCCTCATCGTGATGG ATGACACTGGCCCGGGAAGGGAGCGTCTGGGGCACGACGGCCCTTCTGGGGGCCAGGAGGACCCAGCCGGCAAGCAGTGGG CACGGCCCCGCTTCACACAGCCCTCCAAGATGAGGCGCCGGGTGATCGCGCGGCCGGTGGGCAGCTCCGTGCGGCTCAAGTGCGTGGCCAGCGGGCACCCACGGCCCGACATCATGTGGATGAAGGATGACCAGGCCTTGACGGGCTTGGAGGCCGGCGAGCACAGGAAGAAGTGGACGCTGAGCCTGAAAAACCTGCGTCCCGAGGACAGTGGCAAGTACACGTGTCGCGTGTCGAACCGGGCGGGCGCCATCAACGCAACCTACAAGGTGGACGTGATCC AGCGGACGCGCTCCAAGCCTGTCCTCACGGGCACGCACCCCGTGAACACGACGGTGGACTTCGGGGGCACCACGTCCTTCCAGTGCAAAGTGCGCAGTGACGTGAAGCCGGTGATCCAGTGGCTGAAGCGCGTGGAGTACGGCACCGAGGGCCGCTACAACTCCACCATCGATGTGGGCGGCCAGAAGTTCGTGGTGCTGCCCACGGGCGACGTGTGGTCGCGGCCCGATGGCTCCTACCTCAACAAGCTGCTCATCACCCGCGCCCGCCAGGACGATGCGGGCATGTACATCTGCCTGGGCGCCAACACCATGGGCTACAGCTTCCGCAGCGCCTTCCTCACCGTGCTGCCAG ACCCCAAGCCGCCAGGGCCGCCCGTGGCCCCCTCGTCCTCGACCGCTAGCCTGCCGTGGCCCGTGGTTATCGGCATCCCGGCCGGTGCGGTCTTCATCCTGGGCACCGTGCTGCTGTGGCTCTGCCAGGCCAAGAAGAAGCCGTGTGCGCCCgggcctgcccctcctctgcctgcgcACCGTCTGCCCGTGACTGCCCGCGACCGTGGTGGGGACAAGGACCTTCCTGTGCCCTCCGCCCTCGGCACCGCCCCCGGCGTGGGGCTGTGTGAGGAGCTGGGGCCTCCGGCAGGGCCCCAACACCTGCTGGGCCCCGGCCCGTCTGCCGGTCCCAGACTCTACCCCAAGCTCTACGCggacgtgcacacgcacacgcacacgcacacgcactcTCACGTGGAGGGCAAGGTTCACCAGCACCAGCACATCCACTACCAGTGCTAG